The genomic DNA GAGCTACCATCATTTTACATTAAGGATGGAAAGAAACTACTACTTGTAAACTATCGTGTAAAGGGAAATTATCTCATTGTGGACAGAACTTTTAAAGAAGGGATTTTAAGAGTTGGAGAAAAAGAGATTACTATAAGGAGAAGATGACTGTATGGAGGAGAAAGAAAAAGAGCTAGATAAAGTTCAAAAACCTGAACCTCAAGAGAAGATAAAAAAAGAGGTGGCCATAGGAGCTACAATTCTTCTAGTGATAGCTATAATATATGGCTTTTATGAAGCCTTAAAAAAACCTAAGAAAAAGATGGCAAAAGTTGAAGTGAAAGAGAGTATAGAAAGTGACAGTGTAAGAAAGGACGGTGTGGAGGATTTAAATCTGCTTCTTGGATATGATGGAGTAGAGATAAAAAGATTAAAAATGGAGACTGAAAAAACTGAGACAAAACCTGAAATAGGTGGCAGTGAGGATCAAAATACAATACCACCACCTGCTAAAAATACTCCTAATCCCTATGAAGAACAAAGAGAACGTTACTATGAACGATTGGTGCAGGATGAAATAGCAGCTAGAAAAGCTAATATAGGGTTTCAAGATGAAAATAGAAACGAACAAGATATGAATATATCTTTAGAAAATGGTAAAAGCAGCAGTAACGGCCAAATTTCAAATGACCAACAAGAGAAAAAAGCCTTTTTAAACTCTGAACCTGGAAGAAAAAATTACAACCCATATGAGGAGATGAGTTCTTTCTCCCCTTATGAGATTAAAGCTGGATCTATTTTGCCTGGAATTATGATAAGTGGGATAAATTCAGATCTACCTGGAACTATAACAGGGAATATCCGTGAAGATGTGTACGATACAGTTTCAGGTAACTATCTTCTTATTCCAAAGGGAACTAGAGTAGTGGGAACTTATGACAGTGCTATAACTTTTGGCCAATCAAGAATCCTTATTGTTTGGCAAAGACTAATATTTCCAAATGGTAACTCTTTAAATTTAGAGAACTTTCCAGGAGTTGATTTGTCGGGGTATGCAGGGGTAACTGGAAAAGTAAACAACCATACTTTTAAACTTTTTCAAGCTGTTGTGCTGAGCTCTATTTTGGGAGCTGGAGGAGCTATTGTGACAAATGATAGATATGATGATAATGATTGGCGAGTGGCTGCAGCTCAAGGTGGCGGTGAACAAATTATCTCTATTGGAAATACTGTGGCTAATAAAATCTTAGGAATTCAGCCAACTATTGAGGTAGCCCCTGGAAGTAGATTCAATGTAATTGTAAATAGTGACATTATTTTAACACCATATAAGTAGGTGGAATATGAAAAAATTAGATAAAAAAACAAAAAAATATTTTGTGGTAGCAGGAACAATTTTTACTATGGTAACTATCTCTTTGGGAATTGCCACACAAAATTTGGCTTGGGCTTTAAACTACCATATGGCCCTTGGAAAACCAATGTATAAGAGATTTTATAATCCGTATTCAATACTGCGATGGAAAATACTTTATGAAAATCCATATTTAAAAAGATATGTGGATATAAGTACAACTTTAGGAGCAAGTTTACTTTTTACTTTTACCATAGCTATATTTCTTTATCTTTTAAAAAAACAAGAGCTTGATTCTCACGGTTCAGCTCGTTGGATAAAAGAGAATGAACTTTCAGAGATGGGAGTTCTTTGTAAAAAAGGTGAATATAGAGATGGAGTTATTTTGGGAAGAACTAAAACAGGAAAAACAGTTGTTGAAAATGATAAAACTCATATATCCGTAATTGCACCTACTCGTTCAGGAAAGGGTGTAGGAATAATTATACCAACACTTTTAAACTGGCAAGGAAGCTCTTTAGTATTGGATTTAAAAGGTGAAAACTGGGCTTTAACATCTGGATATAGAAAAAATGTTTTAAAACATAAACTATTAAAATTTGCACCATATTCAAAAGATTCTATTTCATACAACCCTTTGGCAGGAGTGAGAATAGGTACTTCATGGGAGTTTAAAGATGTTCAAATTATTGCAGATATTTTAACAGACCCTGGAGTTGGCAAAAAAAGGGATCACTGGGAAACATCAGCAAGTACATTTCTAGTTGGAATGATACTTCATGTACTTTATGAAAAAGCTAAAAATAAAGAGGTGGCAGCTTTTGGTGACTTAGTAGATTATCTTACATCAACAGAGGCACCACTTTTTGATAGACTGGGAGATTTAATTACCCATGAACATATAAAAGAAACTGGAGCTTTTGAAAATATCTATGAAGAATCTCAAATAAAGGGCATCTCACCAAAAACACACCCAATTGTAGCCAGAACAGCAGCAGAGATTATAAATAAGGATGAAAAAGAAGCAGCAAGTATTATATCTTCTGCTCTTGCTACACTTACACTGTTTAAGGACCCTATTATTAGAAAAAATACCCGGAAAGTTGATTTTAAAGTTATAGATTTAATGAACTTTGCTACACCTGTGGATTTATATGTAGTTATTGAAGCTGAAGCTATTGATACACTATCACCTCTTGTTAGACTTTTATTGACTCAAATTATTGGAACTCTTTGTCCAGAACTAAAAGATATAAATAGTTCACCACACAAACATAGAATGATGCTTATGCTTGATGAGTTTCCTGCATTTGGAAAAGTTCCACTTTTGGAAAAAGCTTTAGCCTATATAGCTGGATATGGAATGAAAGCTGTTATTATAGCTCAAGCTTTAAATCAACTGAAAAATGTATATGGTGACAAAAATACTATTTTAGATAACTGTATGGTCTCTGTTTACTACACTCCTACACCTTCAGATAAAGAAACTCCACAACTAATATCAGATATTTTAGGGGAAAAAACAATTAAAGTAAAAAATCAATCTTCTAAAAAAATGGGAGTGGGGCTTGATGGAAATATATCTGAAAATAGTATGGGACGAAGACTTTTAACTCCAGAAGAGGTGAGAAATAAACTTAGCGACAAAAGAAATATTATAGCTTTTGGTGGGAAATATCCACTTATGGGCTATAAGATTAGATATTATTTAGAGAAATACTTTTTAGATAAAACCAAGGAGAAAGTTAAAAAAATAGAGGGGCTATACGATTTGATGGAGGAGTAAAGTATGAATAAAAAGAAAAATTATGAAAGTTATGATGATAAAAAACAACAGATACTTGAGAAATCGAGAAAATTAAAAATGGAAAAAAATGAATACCTGAAAAAATTAACAATTGAATACTTCTATGGATTTGTAAAAAATGAGAGCACAGCTAGAATTTTAGAAGGGAAAAGAGGTGATAAGGAGTTTTTAAGAAAAGTTTATGAGGAACTAGATAAAATACTAGATTTAGAACGAGGTGAAAGTGTGGAGAATGGAGCAGAAAAAGGAGTATAATAGACGAATTTTAAATATTTTAGGTTTTTCTTTTGGAAAGGAGATTTTGGAGTTACTGCAAGACGACAATGTAATAGAAGTGATGCTAAACCCTGATGGAAAACTTTGGATAGATACTTTAAGTGGTGGCCAAAGAGATACTGAGCTTTTTGTAGATGCAGACACAGCTATGAGAATTATAAATACTGTGGCAACTCATGTGAAAACTATAGTTGATGAAAGAAATAGTGGGTTGAGTGCAGAGCTTCCAGAAACAGGGTTTAGATTTGAAGGACGAGTTCCACCAACTGTAAAAAATCCAAGTTTTACAATAAGAAAAATGTCAACTCTTGTGTTTTCCCTAAGGGATTATGTAAATATGGGATGTTTAAAAGAGTGCCAATTAAGAATTATAGAAAAAGCAATTTATGATAGAAAAAATATACTTGTGGTTGGAGGAACAAGTAGTGGGAAAACAACTTTTGTCAACGCTTGCATAGGTAGCATAAAAAAAGATGAAAGGTTACTTATTCTAGAGGACACAAGAGAGCTACAAAGCCTTTGCCCAAATACAGTTTTCTTTAAAACTTCTGATTATACATCAATGACAGACCTTTTAAAATCAACTATGAGATATAGACCAGATAGGATTATAGTTGGAGAGATTAGAGGAAAAGAGGCTCTAGATTTACTAACAGCTTGGAACTCTGGACACCCTGGAGGTATCTCAACTATTCATAGTGATTCAGCCATTGGTGGCTTAAAACAACTTGAGCAGTATATTGAAAGGGTATCTGTAAATAAACAGCAGGAACTAATTGGAAAAACTGTTGATATTATTGTGGTTTTAAAAAGAGAGCGTGGCTTAAGAAAGGTTACATCTATAACAGAGCTAGTGGAGTTTAATAAGGGATATATTTTAAAAGAGTTCTAGGAGGAAGTTATGAAAAAAAATAGAGTACCTGTTTGCCAAGGACTTATTAAACCTCAAACAATTATGGGAGTTTCAAGAGAGGCTTTTATACTAAATATAACCTTGGGAGGAGTATTTTTACTAGCTTTAAAACAACCGATACTACTGGTTATCAACTTTATTATTCACTTTATTTTAAGAGGGGTTTGTAAAAGAGATCCTCTGCTTATAAAAATTTTTTTCAAGAGATATAGCAAACAAAAAGACTATTTAAACGAGGGCTAATATGATAAGAGAGTATAAAAAATTAAAAGATAGATTGAGCTATTATGTCCCTTGGGTACTGCTAGTAGATGAGGGAGTGGTTTTAAATAAAAATGGAACTTTAGAAAAAACTTTTAGATATAGAGGAAAAGATTTAGATAACGCCACAGAGGAGGAGCTAGAGTATATTGTGACAAAAATAAATAACGTAATAAAAAGATTTGATAGCGGTTGGAGCATATTTATAGAGGCTAGAAGAAAACGTAGTGATAGCTATGTAAAAAATAGTTCTCATATTTTAGGACTACAAATTATTGATGAGGAAGGATATAAACATTTTCAAAGTGGAAGCCATTTTGAAAGTGAGTACTATTTAACTTTTGTATATTTAACACCACTTGATAATAGAAAAAAATTGGGAGAGTTTTTTGTGAAGAGAAAGATTTCTAGAAAGAATAATTTAGATGAAGTGGTGGAAAAGTTTAAAAAAGAGTGTGGGGAGATATATGAGCTGTTAAATGAGATTTTTTTAGAGATATATCCATTAAATGACGAAGAAACCTATACATATCTCCACTCTTGTGTATCCCAGTATGAGATGGCAAGGGTTAAAATTCCAACTGTTCCAAACTATATGGGAAATTATCTTTGTGATACTCCTATGATAGGTGGCTTAAAACCTCAGCTTGGAGAAAAACATATGAGAACTATTTCTATTCTTGATTTTCCCCAATATACAGAGACTGGATTTTTCGATAGATTAAACCATCTGAATATTGAGTATAGGTGGGTAACAAGGTTTTTAGCTCTTGGAAAGCAAGAGTCACTGTCAATATTAAAAGGTATCTGGAACACCACTTTCCAAGGGAGATTATCTTTTTTTCAAAGAGTTTTAAATGAGTTTACAAATGGAGAAAAACATCTAAATGAAAATAGAGATGCCCTTGAAAAAGCTGAGGGTATAGATGATCAAATGAACTTAGTGAGAGGGGATTATCTATCTCAAGGATACTACACTTGTACAATTGTTGTTTTAGATTCTGATTTTCATGAGGTTGAGAGAAAGGCAGAGCTTATTTGTAAAACCATAAATGATATGGGATTTGTGGCTGTAATTGAAGGTGTCAATGGAGTTGAAGCTTATCTAGGAAGTAATCCTGGGGATATATACCACAATATTAGACGACCAATTTTAAACTCTATAACCTTATCTCACCTTATACCTTTAAATTCAGTTTGGGCAGGGGATAAGGAAAATAAACATCTTAAGGTTGATTCACTTATTTATACAGAAACTGAACGCTCAACACCATTTCGATTTAATCTTCATGTGGGAGACGTGGGTCACACATGTATTGTGGGGCCAACTGGAGCTGGAAAATCAGTACTTTTAGGTGCTATAGCTTCTCACTTTTTTAGATATGATAACTCAAATGTATATTTCTTTGATAAGGATGGCTCAAGTAGAGTTCTTACATACTCTATGGGTGGACACTTTTATGATTTGGGGGAAGAAAACTTAAGCTTTCAACCTATAGGTGATGTGGACTGTGAAATGGAGCTAATGTGGGCTAACGATTGGATAATTGAGATATTTATCCAAGAGGGGATAGAACTGACACCACTACAAAAGGATAAAATATGGGAAGCTTTAAAACTTCTAGGTACAACTCCAAAAGAGTTTCGAACTTTAACAGCATTTTCTAACTATTTAAGTGACACAACATTAAAAGAGGCCCTTAGCAACTATATGATAACTGGAGCTTTAGGAAGATACTTTGACTCAGATAAAGAGAGTATACGCTATGATAGATGGCAGGTATTTGAAATGGGAAAGATTTTTAACAACAAGCAGGCTCTAATTCCACTTTTAAACTACCTTTTTCATAAGATAGAGAGAAGATTAGATGGTAGCCCAAGTTTAATTATACTAGATGAGTGCTGGATGTTCTTTGACAATGAGATGTTTTCAAACAAGATTCGTGAGTGGTTAAAGGTTCTTAGAAAGAAAAATACATCTGTTGTTTTTGCCACACAGGAGTTAGGAGATATTTTAAACTCTAAGCTTTTTACAACAATTTTAGATGCATGTAAAACAAAGATATTTTTACCTAATGTAAACGCTCAAGGGGAAAATTATATACCTATCTATGAAAAGTTTGGCTTAAACAAACGAGAGGTAGAGATTATAGCAATTTCAACTCCAAAGAAAGAGTACTATTTAAAAAGTGAAGTTGGAGCTAGAAAGTTTTCTTTAGCACTACGTGAGAAAAGCTTGAAACTTCTTGCTTCTTCAAGCCAAGAGAATCAAAATTTAGCTTTAGAGATATATAAAAGATGTGGTAATAGAGATGAGTTTACAAAGGAGTTTTTAAATTTAAAGGATGGTGAGGTATGAGAAAAATTAGGAGTTTAGTGTTACTTTTTATAATTTTAGGACTTTCAACTTTAGGAAAATCTATAAGTATAAGTGGATTTGGAGATTTACTAAATTTAGTTAAAACTATATCTAAAACTCAAACTGGAATGAATACAGAACTATTGGACCAAGGAATAAAACAAACAAAACAGATTGAAAATGAGATAAATATGATAAAAAATCAGGTTGAAAACTTAAAAAGACTTGGAAAAAATATAAGTGATGGAAATATAAACTCTTTGAGATACGCTTTAAATCAAGCTATTTCATTACAAGATCAAAGTAAGGGATTTATATATAATCAGCAAGAGCTAGTTAACAGATATTGGGACATATATAAAAAAGATCCAGAAAACTTTGAAAAGAACACAGAGTTTACAGAGGAGAATCTTAAAAAAGTGGATAGAGAGCTAAAAAAAGCTAAGGAGATGACACAATATGCTCTTTATGATTCTATGATAAACTCAGGTTTCACAGCACAACTTAAAAGTGACAAAGCAAACTTAGAAACTCTACTAAATGCCAGTAGTACAACAACCGGTGCCCTTCAAGCAATTCAAGCAACAAACAATCTACTTGGACAAACTAATACAATACTACTAGATTTAAAAAGTGTAATGTCAACAATGGTTAAGATGAACGCTTCTGTGGAATCTGTAAAGATGACAGAGGATAACGCAAAGGAGATTAATCTTGATACTCTTGAAGCTGATTTGAAAAAAACTATGAATGAAGAGTTGCAAAAATACGAGGAGTTAAAAAAACAAAAAATAACGATTGGAGGCTGATTTAGATTTTAGACTTTTTATTGGTTATAGGTGAGTTTAAAAATTTGAGCACAAGTATAATAAACAACCTAACTCCAACTGTTAAAAGTATGCTTTATATATTTTTAATGTTGGACTTAACTCTTTCTATGCTTTTTAATGAGGACGATGGAATGGGAATATTTATAACTCTTATGAAAAAAATTCTTCTCTATGGATTTTTCATATGGGTTATAACAAAGTATGGATATATTATAAAAACTGTTTTAGATGGCTTTATACAACTTGGGAATTTGGCTTCTATTGGGGTGGCTTCAAAATCCCTTGAAACCTCTCCAGGAGTTGTATTTTCACTGGTTATGTCAAAGATAACACCAATATTTCTAACTGTTTCAGCTGGAGCTTTAGCTATGGATTTGGCTTTAATTGAAAGTTTGCCAATAACTCTTTTTCTACTTGGAAGTAGCCTTGGAATTGTAGCAGGACTAATAGCTCTAGAGATAGTTATTATCTTTATAAAGTTTTATCTTACAACAGCACTGGCTTTTGTACTTATGCCCTTTGGGGTTTTCTCTAAAACTAGGGAGGTGGCCACAAAGGGTCTTCACTCTCTTCTTTCCCAAGGAATAGAGATTATGGTGGCTGTTATAATTATAAACTTTTTTAATAGATATATTGAGAACTTTTTAATACTGGAATCTATAGATGAAAAAAATCCCATTGGACTTATAAACAACTTGGTGATAGTTATATTTTTCTTTTTACTGATAACAAGAATTCCAATTATAGTTTCAACTCTTTTAACAGGATCTATAAGTAACTTATCTCTTACAGATTCTGGAATAAGAAATGCATCTGGGAATTTAAACCGTGAAAATGTTGGAAAAGCTGGTTCTGAGATAAAAAATATGGGTGCAAAGGTTTATTCTGCATACAAGAAAGCTACAGGTGGCTAATTATGAGAAAAAAAATTAGCGTAATAGCAACTTCTTTACTACTTTACCTCTTTGTAAAAGAGGTAAGTAGTAGATATTTTGTTTTAAATCTATCTCCTAGTATGGAAAAAGGATTGTACTTTTTAAGGGAGGTGGATGAGTTAAAAAAAGGGGATGTTGTAGTTTTAAATATTCCCTTAAATATTAAAGAAACCCTTTATTCTAGGGGGTATTTACCTAAAAATATAAAGACACTTTTAAAAGAGATAGTAGCAGTAGAGGGTGACATAATCAATATAGCTCATAAAAAACTTTATATTAATGGTGAGTTAAAAGGAGATATTGCTGAGGTGGATCCAAGGGGAAGAAAATTGGTTAGCTTTGCAAAAAATGGTGCTTTAAAAAAGGGTGAAGTTTTCCTTTTGGGAAGAGGAGAAAATAGCTTTGATAGCAGATATTTTGGAACAATTGAAAAAAGTGAAATACTTAAAAAAACTATTTTAATAAAGGAGTTCTAAATGATAGACGAAAATAAAGAAAGATTAAGAAATGAGTTACTATTAGAGCAATTAGAAGAGATAGAAAAGCTTTTAGAGGAGCATGAAGAAAACTTAAAATATGCTAAGGAAAATATCTTAGAAGCTCTTTTAAAATATTCTAAATCTGAAAGTATAGATGATATGCTTGAAAAAGAAGAGTTTGAAGAACTACTATCTTCATACAAAGAGATTGAACCATGAGTATACTTAGAGAGTTTGGTGGAGAAAATGAGTTAGAGCTAAAAGAGAATCTAAAATATAACCTAAAAGAAAGTGAGAACTTGGTATCTATTATTGATTACATGGGAAAAACTAAAAAGCCAGAAAGAGTTATGATAAAAAGCTTCAAAGAGGTAGCCGATATTTGTGAGTATTTTCGAGATCCAGATATAAATATAAAACATGGAGATATGGTATTGCTATCTTTAAATGCCAATAACGAAGTGGAAAACTTTAAAAAGTTGGAATGTAATACTTTTAAAGAAAACTATGAAGAGATGGAGAAAGAGGTTTTAAAAGCAGCTTTAAGTGAGAAATTTGCTAAAGGTGGAGTACTTTTAGTAAATGATGATAGTTTCAAACATGGAGAAGATTTTAAGACTATTTTAGAGGATATGGGATATAACATCCTAGATATTGTGGGGATAGATAAAGAGGATAAAGTGGTATCTATTCTCAATGAAGGACATGAAAAAAATCTAGAATATTCAGGGTTTCATAAAACAATAATGGAAAATTTGGAAAAAACAAAAGAGAGAGACCACAATGAAAAAGAGAAAAACTTAGTCAATATATTTAAAATTCATGGGTATAAGGTTAAAAATTATGAGGATATTGTAAAAGAGATAAAAAGTGAAAAAACACCAGAGTTAAAGATTTTAAAAAATACAATTGATGATTTTTTAGAAAAAAAAATTGAAAGAATGAGATATAGAGGGGACTTAAAGGAGTTAACTAACTATGTGAGAGCAGAACTTGGTGAAAAAGACTATGAGGTTTTTAAAGTTCTTTGCTTGGATAAACAAAACAATATTATTAAAAACAGCAATCTTTTTTATGGAACTATAGATCGTAGTGCAGTTTATCCTAGAGAGATACTAAAACTAGCACTAGACAACGAAGCTCACTCTCTAATATTTATTCATAATCATCCTTCAGGAAATCTAACGCCTTCTAAAAAAGATATTAGTTTGACTCAAGAAATGGGAGATATGTTAGAACGAATTGGATGTAGATTAGCAGATAGTATTGTGGTTTCAAGAGAAGGATACCTCTCTATGAAAGAGGAGAGATTAACTACTTTTAGCAAATTAACGGAAAAACCAAATCCCATTTCTATTGAACTTGAAAAAGATCCTCTAATAGAAACACCTAAAGTTGAAAGAAATGAGGTAAAGGAAAAGGAGCTGGCATTTAAAAGAGATATTGAGCTTTCTCCTGGAGAAGAAAAATTTA from Candidatus Cetobacterium colombiensis includes the following:
- a CDS encoding TrbI/VirB10 family protein; translated protein: MEEKEKELDKVQKPEPQEKIKKEVAIGATILLVIAIIYGFYEALKKPKKKMAKVEVKESIESDSVRKDGVEDLNLLLGYDGVEIKRLKMETEKTETKPEIGGSEDQNTIPPPAKNTPNPYEEQRERYYERLVQDEIAARKANIGFQDENRNEQDMNISLENGKSSSNGQISNDQQEKKAFLNSEPGRKNYNPYEEMSSFSPYEIKAGSILPGIMISGINSDLPGTITGNIREDVYDTVSGNYLLIPKGTRVVGTYDSAITFGQSRILIVWQRLIFPNGNSLNLENFPGVDLSGYAGVTGKVNNHTFKLFQAVVLSSILGAGGAIVTNDRYDDNDWRVAAAQGGGEQIISIGNTVANKILGIQPTIEVAPGSRFNVIVNSDIILTPYK
- a CDS encoding type IV secretory system conjugative DNA transfer family protein, producing the protein MKKLDKKTKKYFVVAGTIFTMVTISLGIATQNLAWALNYHMALGKPMYKRFYNPYSILRWKILYENPYLKRYVDISTTLGASLLFTFTIAIFLYLLKKQELDSHGSARWIKENELSEMGVLCKKGEYRDGVILGRTKTGKTVVENDKTHISVIAPTRSGKGVGIIIPTLLNWQGSSLVLDLKGENWALTSGYRKNVLKHKLLKFAPYSKDSISYNPLAGVRIGTSWEFKDVQIIADILTDPGVGKKRDHWETSASTFLVGMILHVLYEKAKNKEVAAFGDLVDYLTSTEAPLFDRLGDLITHEHIKETGAFENIYEESQIKGISPKTHPIVARTAAEIINKDEKEAASIISSALATLTLFKDPIIRKNTRKVDFKVIDLMNFATPVDLYVVIEAEAIDTLSPLVRLLLTQIIGTLCPELKDINSSPHKHRMMLMLDEFPAFGKVPLLEKALAYIAGYGMKAVIIAQALNQLKNVYGDKNTILDNCMVSVYYTPTPSDKETPQLISDILGEKTIKVKNQSSKKMGVGLDGNISENSMGRRLLTPEEVRNKLSDKRNIIAFGGKYPLMGYKIRYYLEKYFLDKTKEKVKKIEGLYDLMEE
- the trbB gene encoding P-type conjugative transfer ATPase TrbB gives rise to the protein MEQKKEYNRRILNILGFSFGKEILELLQDDNVIEVMLNPDGKLWIDTLSGGQRDTELFVDADTAMRIINTVATHVKTIVDERNSGLSAELPETGFRFEGRVPPTVKNPSFTIRKMSTLVFSLRDYVNMGCLKECQLRIIEKAIYDRKNILVVGGTSSGKTTFVNACIGSIKKDERLLILEDTRELQSLCPNTVFFKTSDYTSMTDLLKSTMRYRPDRIIVGEIRGKEALDLLTAWNSGHPGGISTIHSDSAIGGLKQLEQYIERVSVNKQQELIGKTVDIIVVLKRERGLRKVTSITELVEFNKGYILKEF
- a CDS encoding VirB3 family type IV secretion system protein, yielding MKKNRVPVCQGLIKPQTIMGVSREAFILNITLGGVFLLALKQPILLVINFIIHFILRGVCKRDPLLIKIFFKRYSKQKDYLNEG
- a CDS encoding VirB4 family type IV secretion/conjugal transfer ATPase, which encodes MIREYKKLKDRLSYYVPWVLLVDEGVVLNKNGTLEKTFRYRGKDLDNATEEELEYIVTKINNVIKRFDSGWSIFIEARRKRSDSYVKNSSHILGLQIIDEEGYKHFQSGSHFESEYYLTFVYLTPLDNRKKLGEFFVKRKISRKNNLDEVVEKFKKECGEIYELLNEIFLEIYPLNDEETYTYLHSCVSQYEMARVKIPTVPNYMGNYLCDTPMIGGLKPQLGEKHMRTISILDFPQYTETGFFDRLNHLNIEYRWVTRFLALGKQESLSILKGIWNTTFQGRLSFFQRVLNEFTNGEKHLNENRDALEKAEGIDDQMNLVRGDYLSQGYYTCTIVVLDSDFHEVERKAELICKTINDMGFVAVIEGVNGVEAYLGSNPGDIYHNIRRPILNSITLSHLIPLNSVWAGDKENKHLKVDSLIYTETERSTPFRFNLHVGDVGHTCIVGPTGAGKSVLLGAIASHFFRYDNSNVYFFDKDGSSRVLTYSMGGHFYDLGEENLSFQPIGDVDCEMELMWANDWIIEIFIQEGIELTPLQKDKIWEALKLLGTTPKEFRTLTAFSNYLSDTTLKEALSNYMITGALGRYFDSDKESIRYDRWQVFEMGKIFNNKQALIPLLNYLFHKIERRLDGSPSLIILDECWMFFDNEMFSNKIREWLKVLRKKNTSVVFATQELGDILNSKLFTTILDACKTKIFLPNVNAQGENYIPIYEKFGLNKREVEIIAISTPKKEYYLKSEVGARKFSLALREKSLKLLASSSQENQNLALEIYKRCGNRDEFTKEFLNLKDGEV
- a CDS encoding type IV secretion system protein; the protein is MSTSIINNLTPTVKSMLYIFLMLDLTLSMLFNEDDGMGIFITLMKKILLYGFFIWVITKYGYIIKTVLDGFIQLGNLASIGVASKSLETSPGVVFSLVMSKITPIFLTVSAGALAMDLALIESLPITLFLLGSSLGIVAGLIALEIVIIFIKFYLTTALAFVLMPFGVFSKTREVATKGLHSLLSQGIEIMVAVIIINFFNRYIENFLILESIDEKNPIGLINNLVIVIFFFLLITRIPIIVSTLLTGSISNLSLTDSGIRNASGNLNRENVGKAGSEIKNMGAKVYSAYKKATGG
- a CDS encoding S26 family signal peptidase, whose protein sequence is MRKKISVIATSLLLYLFVKEVSSRYFVLNLSPSMEKGLYFLREVDELKKGDVVVLNIPLNIKETLYSRGYLPKNIKTLLKEIVAVEGDIINIAHKKLYINGELKGDIAEVDPRGRKLVSFAKNGALKKGEVFLLGRGENSFDSRYFGTIEKSEILKKTILIKEF